A window of Armatimonadia bacterium genomic DNA:
CCCGGTGAAGCGGCAGCCGGTCCCGGAGTACGTTGCGCTGTCGAAGCAGGCGGGCATCTCCGTCCAACGCTGGCCGGGAGGTTGCACGACCCACAACTACAACTGGAAGGTCACCGTCGGTCCTCTGGCCGAGAGGCCGAACATGCAGTTCGGCCTGCCGGAGTTCATGACCTTCTGCGAGGCCACCGACTCGATCCCTCTGATCAGCGTCGCCGTCTTCTGGGGCACCGCGCAGGATGGTGCGGACCTGGTCGAGTACCTCAATGCTCCGAACGACGGCTCGAACCCTAAGGGCGGCAAGGACTGGGCTGCCGTCCGGGCCGGTGACGGACACCCGAAGCCCTATGGCGTCGTCTACTTCGAGTACGGCAACGAGGACTACCACGGCGAGCACAAGACCGCGCAGAACCCGAACCCGCGCAAGATCACAGCCGAGGACTACGCTCGCCAGTACCTCCAGTACCAGGCGGCCATGAAGGCTGTGGACCCGCAGATCCAGCTCGGCGGGCTGCTGCAGAACGGCATGGCGGACTGGAATCAGAAGGTGCTCGAGGGCTGCGGGAAGACCATGGACTTCGGCATCGAGCACACCTACACGCCGGGGCACCAGGGCGATACCGACGAGTCCAAGACGCGCGGCTACATGGAGGCCTGCGTCGCCGTCGACCAGCGGATTCAGAGCATCTATGACGGGCTCCTCGCGCAGATCAAGGAAGTCACCGGGCGGACCGACCTCAGACTGGCGATCAGCGAGTACAACGGCTGGTTCGTGCAGGAGAAGCCTGTGCCCTACCGGCAGACGCTGGGCAATGCTCTGCGCAACGCCGAGCATCTGCGCATCATGATGCGACCTGAGAACAACATCCTCATGGCCAACTTCTGGCAGTTCTCCAACGAGTACTGGGGCATGGTGAACGGCTACATCGACCAGGGCCAGACACCCGTGAAGCAGGCCAACTTCTTCCCCTACCAGCTCTACCACGAGCACTTCGGCGACACGCTGATCGCCTCTGAGGTGGACTGCGCCAAGTGGGACTTCGGCGGCGGCCTGCTACCGGCCCGACGTGGGGAACCCTCGGAGTTCAAGCTCTGGGAGGAGAACCTGCTCCCGAAGGACTACACCTGGGAACCGCGCACTCCTGAAGCGGGCGCCGTGCAGCAGGTTCAGGGCGACACGGTGCAAGTCACCTTCGAGGGCAAGGACACGAACTACTACTCGGCGCGCTTCGCCTTCCCCGCGGAGCCGGGAATGGGGTATCGCGTCACCGGGCTCGTGAAGGCCGAGAACCTGGTCGGCGGATCCGGAGCGGGCTTCCAGGTGGCCGACGACCGAGGCTGGAACGTTACCCACTCGTGCTCCACGGGCGGCGATATCCAGGGCACGACGGACTGGACGCCGGTGGTCGTCGAGTACACCACACTGCCTGACGCTACCGGCGTTGAGATCCTGGCACGCCGCCTCGGGGGCAAGGGGGACATCACCGGGAAGGCGTGGTACAAGCTGCAGTCGGTGCAGAAGTTCCGGCCTCAGAACCCGGGCGCTGTGCCGGACCTGGGCGTCAATAGTGCTCGACGCGCCGATGGGACGGTCACCCTGATGGTCGTGAACAAGAACCTCGACGCGACGGTACCGGTGACGGTGAATGTGATGGACGGTACCACCGGCGCTGCACGAGCGTGGATTCTGACCGGCCCGGCGCCGGAGGCCACGAATATGCAAAAACCGGATACCGTCGGGGTCCATGATCTGGCGGTGCGGCGTGCCGGGTCGGCGTATCAATTCGACATGCCGCCCTGCTCGATGGCGGCGGTGGAGATCGCCCCGCGGTAGCCGGACAAGGGCAGGACACTCCCAAGACAGGTGCACAAAGGGGCTCTCTGAGGAGGGCCCCTATGTGGTTGGCGGACTTGGCCGGCTGCCTCACAAGGTTCGCGGTTCCGTCACCGGCGACGGCGAACCCTTTGCGTTTGACATCACGGCACATAACCCGGTAATATACCAACGATTTGGGCACAGGGCGCGCAACGAGGTCGCTGTGCCCTTGTCCTAGAGAGCAAGCATACTGACCGGCGCCGCAGGGGGGATCCCCGCCGGCGCCGGTTCGTGATAGGGGACGCGGTCGGCGTGCCTGAAGGGGGGTAGGTCGGTGATGTTCGAGCAGGTCTACAGTGACATTCAGGCTGCACGGGAACGAGACCCGGCGGCTCGCAGCACCCTCGAGATCGTGCTGTGCTACAGCGGGCTGCACGCAATCTTGGCCCATCGGGTCAACCACTGGCTATGGACCCGGGGCTTCCGCCTGCCGGCCCGTTTCGGCTCACAATGCGCGAAGGTCCTGACCGGCATCGAGATCCACCCGGGGGCGACGATCGGCAGCGGCTTCTTCATCGACCACGGCGCCGGCACGGTGATCGGCGAGACGGCGGAGATCGGCAACAACTGCACGCTGTTCCACGGCGTCACCCTCGGCGGCACGGGCAAGCAGAGCGGCAAGCGACACCCGACGCTGGAGGACGATGTCACCGTCGGTGCGCATGCCCAGATCATCGGCTCCATCACACTCGGCAAGGGCTCAGTGGTCGGTGCAGGGGCTGTGGTGCTCGATAGCGTGCCCGAGTACTGCACCGTCGTGGGCCCTAAGGCATATGTGGTTCGGCGGCAGGGGAAACGGGTATACGACTTTCGTCACGATCAGCAGCCCCGGGTCAGCGATCCGGCGCTTGAGTGTATGTTGTTGCGAATTCGCAAGCTCGAAGACGAACTGAAAGCGCTGCGCTCACAGACCCCGGCGGAGACCGCACCGGCCGTCATGATCACAACCTCACCCGAAGCCTTGGAAATCGCAGACAGCTCGCAGCAGGATGCTCTGGTTGAAAGATGGGTAAATCGGAAAACCGCAAGATGACGAAGTGGTTGTGGGTAGCAGTCTGGGTGCTCATCGCCCTGCTGCTGCTCACTGTTTTCGGCGTGGGGCTGGCAGCCAAGCAGTTCCGCGACGGCGAACGCATTGCCCCCAAAGTCCGCATCGAGGGCGTGCCGGTCGGCAATATGACACCGGCGGAGGCTACCCGGGCGGTTGAAGCCGGCTGGGTGTCCAAGCTTCCGCAGACCGTTGCCCTGCGATGGCCGGGCGGAGCCCAGCAGGTTCCCCCCGATCAGCTCGGCGCCCACTTATATCTGGACACCGCCATCCAGCAGGCTCTCCGCGTCGGTCGCGAGGGCGGTCTGGTTGCGGTGGCGATTCAGCGTGTCCGCCTCACCGGGAACGGTATCGATCTGCGCGTCGAGAGTCAGGTTGACCCGGCCCGTGTCGAGGCGTACCTGACCTCCCTCGCGCCGCAGATCACCCGGAAGCCCAAGAACGCCGGCTTCAAGCTGGTCGGCACACAGGTCCAGGTGACGCCTGACGAGCCCGGAGTCGAACTCGACGTGAAGGACTCGGCGGCCAAGCTGGCGGCGGCACTGAAGGACCCGAAGACGGCAAGCTTCGACCTCACGGTGCGGGGTGCCGACGCAGCAGTCAAGGCCGACCGCCTCCGGCAGGTGGACACTGTCCTCGCGTCCTACTCGACCAAGTTCCGCCCGTGGCAGGAGGATCGGACTCACAACCTGCGGCTGGGGATCGGCAAGGTCAATGGCGCACTGATCATGCCCGGCGAGACGCTGTCGCTGAACCAGCGCATCGGGCCACGGGAAGAGGAGCGAGGGTTCCGGTCGGCGCCGATCTTCGTGAACGGCCAGGTCGAGCCCTCGACCGGCGGCGGCGTCTGCCAGGTGGCCACCACAACCTACAACGCGGCGCTGCTGGCGGGACTGGACGTCGTCGAGCGCAATCACCACTCCCGGCCGGTTGACTACGCTCCTTCGGGGCGCGACGCCACCGTGTACTGGGGGCAGTTCGACCTCAAGATCCGCAACAACCTGAGCCACCCGGTCATCCTCGTCGGCAGCATCGGTAGTGAGACGATCACCGTGAAGGTCCTTGGGAGCAGCGCCGACAAGGTGGAGGTGGAGATCCTGCGCACAAACGTTGGGAGCATCGGCCACGGCACCGATCGGATCTCTGACCCGACGATGGCTCGCGGCGATACGAAGGTGGACCAGCCCGGACGTGACGGCGCGACCGCCACGATCACCCGAGTTGTCAAGAAGAACGGCCAGGTCATCGCCAAGGAACGGTTACACACCGACACCTATGGCGCCCAGAACCGCATCATCCGCGTCGGCACCAGGGCCAAGGCCGCGCCAGAGAATGAGGTCGACGGGGACATCGAGATCGGTCCGGCGGACGACACGCCCGGCGCTGTGAAACCGGCAGCCGGCACACCGCAACCCAAGCCGGCAGCTAAGCCTGCGCCCAAACCCAAGCAAGTCAAACCGGCTGCGCCACCAGCGCCCGCGACGCCTGCGGTCAAGCCAGAGCCGGCCTCGACGACGACCCATGCCAGGCCGCGACGCCTGAACCGCGGCTAACCGGCCACCTCGATACGGAACCACAACACCCCGCGACGAATCGCCGCGGGGTGTTTTCGTTGTGAGTACAGCGACTTAGCCCTGGAGTTCCCGCACGCGCCGGGCCATCGCGATGAAGTTGCGAGCCGCCCGGTCCGTGTAGGTGCCCGAGGCAGTGCCACCCAGGACGAAACCGCCGGGGCCCGCTTCCTCGAGACGCTGCTCGGCGATCTCCAGCACCTTCGCCTCCGGCAGCTTACCGATGACCTCCATGTCATCGAGGTTGCCGACGAAGCAGATGCGGTCGCCGATCT
This region includes:
- a CDS encoding alpha-L-arabinofuranosidase C-terminal domain-containing protein, giving the protein MYRTTMASLLAVVLCVAAGAQREATITVYPDKALGQVNWMILGNNQLAYQGSERYSNRGAGLWDPVKRQPVPEYVALSKQAGISVQRWPGGCTTHNYNWKVTVGPLAERPNMQFGLPEFMTFCEATDSIPLISVAVFWGTAQDGADLVEYLNAPNDGSNPKGGKDWAAVRAGDGHPKPYGVVYFEYGNEDYHGEHKTAQNPNPRKITAEDYARQYLQYQAAMKAVDPQIQLGGLLQNGMADWNQKVLEGCGKTMDFGIEHTYTPGHQGDTDESKTRGYMEACVAVDQRIQSIYDGLLAQIKEVTGRTDLRLAISEYNGWFVQEKPVPYRQTLGNALRNAEHLRIMMRPENNILMANFWQFSNEYWGMVNGYIDQGQTPVKQANFFPYQLYHEHFGDTLIASEVDCAKWDFGGGLLPARRGEPSEFKLWEENLLPKDYTWEPRTPEAGAVQQVQGDTVQVTFEGKDTNYYSARFAFPAEPGMGYRVTGLVKAENLVGGSGAGFQVADDRGWNVTHSCSTGGDIQGTTDWTPVVVEYTTLPDATGVEILARRLGGKGDITGKAWYKLQSVQKFRPQNPGAVPDLGVNSARRADGTVTLMVVNKNLDATVPVTVNVMDGTTGAARAWILTGPAPEATNMQKPDTVGVHDLAVRRAGSAYQFDMPPCSMAAVEIAPR
- the epsC gene encoding serine O-acetyltransferase EpsC, coding for MFEQVYSDIQAARERDPAARSTLEIVLCYSGLHAILAHRVNHWLWTRGFRLPARFGSQCAKVLTGIEIHPGATIGSGFFIDHGAGTVIGETAEIGNNCTLFHGVTLGGTGKQSGKRHPTLEDDVTVGAHAQIIGSITLGKGSVVGAGAVVLDSVPEYCTVVGPKAYVVRRQGKRVYDFRHDQQPRVSDPALECMLLRIRKLEDELKALRSQTPAETAPAVMITTSPEALEIADSSQQDALVERWVNRKTAR
- a CDS encoding VanW family protein — translated: MGKSENRKMTKWLWVAVWVLIALLLLTVFGVGLAAKQFRDGERIAPKVRIEGVPVGNMTPAEATRAVEAGWVSKLPQTVALRWPGGAQQVPPDQLGAHLYLDTAIQQALRVGREGGLVAVAIQRVRLTGNGIDLRVESQVDPARVEAYLTSLAPQITRKPKNAGFKLVGTQVQVTPDEPGVELDVKDSAAKLAAALKDPKTASFDLTVRGADAAVKADRLRQVDTVLASYSTKFRPWQEDRTHNLRLGIGKVNGALIMPGETLSLNQRIGPREEERGFRSAPIFVNGQVEPSTGGGVCQVATTTYNAALLAGLDVVERNHHSRPVDYAPSGRDATVYWGQFDLKIRNNLSHPVILVGSIGSETITVKVLGSSADKVEVEILRTNVGSIGHGTDRISDPTMARGDTKVDQPGRDGATATITRVVKKNGQVIAKERLHTDTYGAQNRIIRVGTRAKAAPENEVDGDIEIGPADDTPGAVKPAAGTPQPKPAAKPAPKPKQVKPAAPPAPATPAVKPEPASTTTHARPRRLNRG